One genomic segment of uncultured Desulfobacter sp. includes these proteins:
- a CDS encoding U32 family peptidase: MSSQPSKPPIILAPAGDTHSFLAAIAAGADAIYCGLKIFSARMEASNFSIEELARLTKFAHSKGVQVYVAFNSIIKESETEKVLRILDKLTRYADVDALIIQDTAMVSLAGQAGFKGKLHLSTLGNCTHPAGLEAAQNVGFSRVVLPREFNLDEIKAMAAAAPGNMDLEVFVHGALCYSVSGRCYWSSWFGGKSSLRGRCVQPCRRLYEQNGKKARYFSCMDLSADVLAKVLKEIPNISTWKIEGRKKSPHYVYYTVMAYKLLRDAPDQKKQALSFLAYALGREGSHYNLLSHRVSNPLDHGSETGSGLFLGRIKNPENPYFISREALLPGDLLRIGYEEESFHQIQKVTRAIPKKGKYFLSTQKSKRIKKGTSVFIIDRRGREIEAKLSRLGAELVEIPKVTIKPSTLSVTHKNASGSVKSSSPTSGHRKKRQPDIYEMDVFRKKPAGLKTHNDTGFWISANSYGIKAQAQAWLWLDPVLFPDEEKICQNYIKTALKKGAKNFVLNSPWQITLFDNPQRLNIWAGPFCNITNRLAVEMLKRKGFSGAIVSPELDSQTLLSLPGRCCLPLGAVCRANWPLAISRIAAPNLDLGKGFTSPMGEIAWTSKHNATYHTFPNWPLDLSSKTGELKQAGFVMLVNIFENIPKGIRMKSRPGTWNWHLKLL; this comes from the coding sequence ATGAGCAGTCAACCATCAAAACCACCAATAATTCTGGCACCTGCCGGGGATACCCACTCTTTTCTTGCTGCAATAGCGGCTGGTGCAGACGCAATTTACTGCGGCCTTAAAATATTTTCAGCCCGTATGGAAGCCAGCAATTTTTCCATTGAAGAATTGGCAAGACTGACCAAGTTTGCCCATTCAAAAGGGGTTCAGGTATATGTTGCCTTTAACTCTATCATCAAGGAATCCGAAACCGAAAAGGTACTTCGTATTCTTGACAAGCTTACCCGATATGCAGATGTCGATGCCCTGATTATTCAGGATACTGCCATGGTCAGTCTTGCCGGGCAGGCAGGATTCAAAGGTAAACTTCATCTGTCCACCCTGGGAAATTGCACCCATCCTGCCGGACTTGAGGCGGCTCAAAACGTGGGCTTTTCCCGGGTGGTGCTGCCACGAGAATTCAACCTTGATGAAATCAAAGCCATGGCAGCAGCTGCCCCCGGGAACATGGATTTAGAGGTATTTGTTCATGGGGCGCTTTGCTACTCCGTATCAGGCCGGTGTTACTGGAGTTCCTGGTTTGGCGGAAAAAGTTCACTGCGGGGCCGTTGCGTTCAGCCCTGCCGGCGACTTTATGAACAAAATGGGAAAAAGGCCCGGTACTTCTCATGCATGGATCTGTCCGCGGATGTACTAGCCAAAGTGCTCAAGGAAATTCCCAACATCAGTACCTGGAAAATTGAAGGCAGAAAAAAAAGCCCCCATTACGTTTACTATACGGTGATGGCTTATAAACTGCTCAGGGATGCGCCGGACCAAAAAAAACAGGCGTTGTCGTTTTTAGCGTATGCGTTGGGAAGAGAGGGCAGCCATTACAACCTCTTATCCCATCGGGTATCAAATCCTCTGGATCATGGGTCCGAAACGGGCTCTGGACTGTTTTTAGGCCGGATAAAAAACCCTGAAAATCCATATTTTATTTCAAGGGAAGCGCTTTTGCCGGGGGATCTTTTACGTATCGGATATGAAGAAGAAAGCTTTCACCAAATCCAGAAGGTGACCCGGGCTATCCCTAAAAAAGGAAAATATTTTTTATCTACCCAAAAAAGCAAGCGTATCAAAAAAGGAACCTCTGTTTTTATTATTGACCGCAGGGGACGAGAGATAGAAGCAAAACTATCACGCCTTGGTGCCGAACTTGTTGAAATTCCAAAGGTAACAATCAAACCGTCGACCCTGTCCGTTACCCACAAAAATGCAAGCGGCAGCGTAAAATCATCAAGCCCAACAAGTGGCCATAGAAAAAAAAGACAGCCTGATATATATGAAATGGATGTTTTCAGAAAAAAACCTGCGGGCTTAAAAACACACAACGACACGGGTTTCTGGATTTCTGCAAACAGCTACGGAATCAAAGCCCAGGCCCAGGCCTGGTTGTGGCTGGATCCTGTGCTTTTCCCCGATGAGGAAAAAATCTGTCAGAACTATATAAAAACCGCATTAAAAAAAGGGGCAAAAAACTTTGTACTCAATTCCCCTTGGCAGATAACCCTGTTTGATAATCCCCAAAGACTCAACATCTGGGCCGGGCCCTTTTGCAATATCACCAATCGCCTTGCAGTGGAAATGCTCAAGCGCAAAGGTTTTTCCGGGGCCATCGTAAGTCCGGAACTGGATAGCCAGACTCTTTTGTCCCTGCCGGGACGCTGCTGTCTGCCTTTGGGGGCGGTCTGCCGGGCCAACTGGCCCCTGGCCATATCAAGGATTGCAGCCCCAAACCTGGATCTTGGTAAAGGCTTTACCAGCCCCATGGGAGAAATTGCCTGGACCAGCAAGCACAATGCAACCTACCACACCTTCCCCAACTGGCCCCTGGACCTGTCGTCCAAAACCGGTGAGTTAAAACAGGCAGGCTTTGTCATGCTCGTTAATATATTTGAAAATATACCTAAAGGCATCCGGATGAAATCACGCCCGGGCACCTGGAACTGGCACTTGAAACTGCTTTAA
- a CDS encoding Ada metal-binding domain-containing protein, whose translation MKKFIIGALVLLIGVPAFSFTFFNFLNFSAGLIPVFMILGGVIAVYLGIEELKQADNSEAEVELPERQPTNIIEEKNEPVLDKQDIQPAPEPIEKTEEKGTDTPDEQPESPDGQPESEIQQDAEPSVPEAEAPANESVQFKGNIETLVFHSVTCNFASGKNCSMDFTTKEEAEAQGYKPCKICMPDA comes from the coding sequence ATGAAAAAATTTATCATCGGTGCCTTGGTACTACTTATTGGTGTACCTGCGTTTTCGTTCACTTTTTTTAATTTTTTAAATTTTTCGGCAGGACTGATTCCTGTGTTTATGATCCTTGGCGGTGTCATCGCGGTATATCTTGGCATTGAGGAACTCAAGCAGGCAGACAACAGTGAGGCAGAGGTTGAACTACCTGAGAGACAACCTACGAACATAATAGAAGAAAAAAACGAACCTGTTCTCGACAAACAAGATATCCAACCGGCACCGGAACCAATCGAAAAAACAGAAGAAAAGGGTACAGACACACCAGATGAGCAGCCGGAATCACCGGATGGACAGCCGGAGTCGGAAATACAGCAAGACGCTGAACCCTCAGTGCCCGAAGCGGAGGCTCCTGCCAATGAAAGCGTTCAATTTAAAGGAAATATTGAAACCCTGGTTTTCCACAGCGTGACGTGTAATTTTGCCAGTGGAAAAAATTGCAGCATGGATTTTACCACCAAGGAAGAGGCCGAAGCCCAGGGCTATAAACCATGTAAAATATGCATGCCTGACGCTTAA
- the mreC gene encoding rod shape-determining protein MreC: protein MMVVGVGFFIAVALTVITMSSRETLSAGGVERLAITITSPFQFVTSRIIGFTESVWQTYFSCVLAVEENQALRREVSKARHTANKCKELELENTRLKKFVNFQSSMPAAYIAAQVIARDPSPWFKTIMIDKGEKHGLIKGLPVLVSEGIVGQIIKVSGRFSRVLLITDRNSAVDALIQKTRVRGMVKGNNEDTCSFVYTLRKDQVQQGQVIVSSGLDQVFPKGLRIGTVLDVKKNHSQLFQDIIIKTAVDFDRLEEVLVYKNAD from the coding sequence ATGATGGTTGTCGGCGTGGGCTTTTTTATTGCGGTGGCGCTCACTGTAATCACCATGTCCAGCCGGGAGACCCTGTCGGCGGGTGGTGTTGAAAGACTGGCCATAACCATTACGTCTCCTTTTCAGTTTGTGACCTCCCGTATTATCGGTTTTACTGAATCGGTATGGCAGACCTATTTTTCCTGCGTGCTTGCCGTGGAAGAAAATCAGGCATTGAGACGTGAGGTGTCAAAGGCCCGACACACAGCCAACAAGTGCAAAGAGCTTGAGCTTGAAAATACCCGGTTAAAGAAATTTGTCAATTTTCAAAGTTCAATGCCCGCGGCTTATATTGCAGCTCAGGTGATTGCTCGAGATCCGTCTCCTTGGTTTAAAACCATCATGATTGATAAGGGTGAAAAACACGGGTTAATCAAAGGTCTTCCGGTGCTGGTGTCAGAAGGAATCGTAGGGCAAATTATTAAAGTGTCCGGCCGGTTTTCCCGGGTGCTGCTGATTACCGACCGCAATTCAGCTGTTGATGCGCTGATCCAGAAGACCCGGGTGCGTGGCATGGTCAAGGGCAATAATGAAGATACTTGTTCTTTTGTATATACTTTGAGAAAGGATCAGGTGCAACAAGGACAGGTCATTGTATCCTCAGGGTTGGATCAGGTATTCCCAAAAGGATTGAGAATCGGAACAGTACTTGATGTAAAAAAAAATCATTCCCAGTTATTCCAGGATATCATCATAAAAACTGCTGTAGATTTTGACAGGCTCGAAGAAGTGCTGGTTTATAAAAATGCCGATTGA
- a CDS encoding rod shape-determining protein, with translation MNFVTDTLLGAFSNDLAIDLGTANTLVYVKGKGIVLSEPSVVAVKTDHRAKNKVLAVGLEAKRMLGRTPGNIVAIRPMRDGVIADFAVTEAMLKHFIRKVHNNRKTLVRPRIIIAVPSGITQVEKRAVRESAESAGAREVFLIEEPMAAAIGAGLPITEPTCNMVVDIGGGTTEVAVISLAGIVYTQSLRVAGDKMDASISQHIKRKYNLLIGERTAEIIKTTIGNAYPDPEHLETIEVKGRDLVSGIPKILAIDSEEVRVAISEQIEAIVETVRIALEQTPPELAADIVDSGIVLTGGGALLKNLDKLIQEKCGLPIVVADDPLSTVALGCGKALDCIEILKEVVIS, from the coding sequence ATGAACTTTGTAACTGATACTTTGCTTGGGGCCTTTTCCAATGATCTGGCCATTGATCTTGGCACTGCAAATACGCTGGTTTATGTCAAGGGCAAAGGAATTGTATTAAGTGAACCTTCAGTGGTGGCGGTTAAAACGGACCACCGGGCCAAAAACAAAGTGCTGGCGGTGGGGCTGGAAGCAAAGCGCATGCTGGGACGGACACCGGGCAATATTGTGGCTATCCGACCCATGCGAGACGGTGTAATTGCTGATTTCGCAGTCACCGAAGCCATGCTCAAGCATTTTATCCGTAAAGTTCATAACAACAGAAAAACGCTGGTGCGCCCAAGGATTATTATTGCTGTACCTTCCGGGATCACCCAGGTGGAAAAACGAGCGGTCAGGGAAAGCGCGGAATCCGCTGGTGCCAGGGAGGTTTTTCTCATAGAAGAACCCATGGCTGCAGCAATCGGCGCAGGCCTTCCCATTACGGAGCCCACCTGCAATATGGTTGTGGATATCGGTGGGGGGACCACTGAGGTGGCGGTCATTTCCCTGGCCGGGATTGTATATACCCAATCCCTGAGAGTGGCCGGGGACAAGATGGATGCTTCCATTAGCCAGCATATCAAACGCAAATATAATCTGCTTATCGGCGAAAGGACCGCAGAAATTATCAAAACAACCATTGGCAATGCCTATCCTGATCCGGAGCACCTTGAGACGATTGAAGTCAAGGGCAGGGACTTGGTTTCCGGAATTCCTAAGATATTGGCCATTGATTCCGAAGAGGTCCGGGTGGCTATTTCAGAGCAGATTGAAGCGATTGTCGAAACCGTTCGCATTGCCCTGGAACAAACCCCGCCGGAACTGGCCGCTGATATCGTGGACTCCGGCATTGTTTTAACCGGTGGCGGTGCCTTGTTGAAAAACCTGGATAAACTGATTCAAGAAAAATGCGGCCTTCCCATTGTCGTGGCTGATGATCCATTATCCACAGTGGCACTGGGTTGCGGCAAAGCCCTCGACTGTATAGAAATTCTTAAAGAAGTGGTCATCAGCTAA
- a CDS encoding cupin domain-containing protein — translation MFAIHDEDGYVVPMEGIEMKTLVYGEKTLLVRFRMTKGALLPSHTHPHEQTGYLVSGRINLYIGHEYQNVGPGDSWCIESGVEHRAEVLEDSVAIEVFSPVREDYLPVT, via the coding sequence TTGTTTGCAATTCATGATGAAGACGGTTATGTCGTGCCCATGGAAGGCATTGAGATGAAAACTTTGGTATATGGGGAAAAGACGCTTTTGGTCAGGTTTAGAATGACCAAAGGAGCTTTGCTGCCCTCCCACACTCATCCCCACGAGCAGACCGGATATCTCGTTTCCGGGCGCATCAATCTTTACATTGGGCATGAATACCAGAACGTCGGCCCCGGAGATTCCTGGTGCATTGAATCCGGGGTCGAGCACCGTGCTGAAGTCCTGGAAGACAGCGTTGCCATTGAGGTTTTTTCTCCGGTACGGGAAGATTACCTGCCCGTAACCTGA
- the mrdA gene encoding penicillin-binding protein 2, with amino-acid sequence MGVINKSSDRDWIKHRYIGAGLCIVFIFGVLFLRLVYLQMIHGEEYRRLSMTNCVRLKSIKSSRGLIYDRNHNLLVDNRPAFDLTIVLEDAKPLKVTLERLAILTGDAYEDLMATIKKAGRSAFYKPLVLKRDITRDLLAVIEAHQFDLPGIHIAIEPTRNYIHKKTAAHLIGYLGEINKEELASGKFPNVRSGDSIGRYGVEKSFEADLQGKRGGHQVEVDVNGRVIKILKTVEPVSGKDLVLTMDLSLQQKAESLLGENDGAVVALDPSNGDVLVMASSPSFDQNDFIGGISTKKWQALRDNPGRPMNNKAIQAEYPPASTYKTITALAGLEEKVIDHNSTFFCPGFYKFGNRRYHCWNRYGHGNLNVVDAIAQSCDVFFYQTGEKVGVDALARYAHGSGLGRLTGIRLAHERPGLIPTSVWKKKRFKEPWQAGETLSISIGQGFNLVTPLQMAVFISAVGNNGTLYRPRLVRSVRDAKGQVIREIEPDITGGLPASKKNLAIVRQGLLEVVHGKRGTARHIRLPDIQIAGKTGTAQVFSRKAGEAFDNKKLRRTLQDHAWFVCYAPAQDPKIAIAVIIEHGEHGSSAAAPVAKELIHAYLGDPEVPIAVVKHDQAHVE; translated from the coding sequence GTGGGCGTAATCAATAAAAGTTCAGATAGGGATTGGATCAAGCATCGATATATAGGGGCCGGTCTGTGTATTGTTTTTATTTTTGGTGTTCTTTTTTTAAGGCTTGTTTATCTTCAGATGATCCACGGGGAAGAGTATCGGCGGCTGTCAATGACCAATTGTGTCCGGCTTAAAAGTATAAAATCCTCCAGGGGACTGATTTATGACCGCAATCATAATCTTCTTGTGGACAACCGGCCGGCCTTTGACTTGACTATTGTACTGGAGGATGCCAAACCACTGAAGGTAACTCTTGAGCGCCTGGCTATACTGACAGGCGATGCTTATGAAGATCTGATGGCAACCATAAAAAAAGCGGGAAGATCGGCATTTTATAAACCACTTGTCCTTAAACGGGACATAACAAGGGATCTGCTTGCGGTTATCGAGGCCCATCAGTTTGACCTGCCCGGTATTCACATTGCTATTGAACCCACCAGAAATTATATCCATAAGAAAACTGCTGCCCATCTTATAGGCTATCTTGGCGAGATCAATAAGGAAGAGTTGGCTTCCGGTAAATTTCCGAATGTCCGGTCCGGGGACTCCATTGGTCGGTACGGGGTTGAGAAAAGTTTTGAAGCGGATTTGCAGGGCAAAAGGGGGGGGCATCAGGTCGAAGTGGATGTAAACGGCCGAGTGATAAAGATTCTTAAGACTGTGGAACCTGTTTCCGGAAAGGATCTGGTTCTGACAATGGATCTATCTCTTCAGCAGAAGGCTGAAAGCTTGCTTGGGGAGAATGATGGGGCTGTTGTGGCCCTTGACCCGTCAAATGGCGATGTTTTGGTTATGGCATCATCGCCTAGTTTTGACCAGAATGATTTTATTGGCGGTATTTCCACTAAGAAATGGCAAGCTTTAAGAGATAATCCGGGCAGACCCATGAATAATAAGGCAATTCAGGCGGAATATCCCCCGGCGTCCACATATAAAACTATCACGGCCCTGGCAGGGCTTGAAGAAAAGGTGATTGACCACAATTCAACCTTTTTTTGCCCGGGATTTTATAAGTTTGGCAACCGTCGCTACCATTGTTGGAATAGATACGGACATGGCAATTTAAATGTTGTGGATGCCATTGCTCAGTCGTGTGATGTGTTTTTTTATCAGACCGGTGAAAAAGTTGGGGTCGATGCCCTGGCAAGGTATGCACATGGCTCTGGGCTGGGGCGGTTAACCGGCATCCGTCTGGCCCATGAGCGCCCAGGTTTGATCCCCACTTCAGTATGGAAAAAAAAGCGGTTCAAGGAGCCCTGGCAGGCTGGTGAAACCCTGTCCATCAGTATCGGCCAGGGGTTTAATCTGGTTACCCCTTTGCAGATGGCGGTGTTTATTTCTGCGGTTGGGAATAATGGGACCCTTTATCGGCCAAGGCTTGTCAGGTCCGTTCGGGATGCAAAAGGGCAGGTGATAAGGGAGATTGAACCCGATATTACCGGTGGTTTGCCGGCGTCCAAAAAAAATTTGGCCATTGTGCGACAAGGGCTTTTAGAAGTTGTTCATGGCAAGCGTGGCACTGCCCGGCATATCCGTCTTCCCGACATTCAAATTGCCGGAAAAACAGGTACGGCACAGGTTTTTTCCCGCAAAGCCGGAGAAGCGTTTGATAATAAAAAATTGAGGCGCACCCTCCAGGATCATGCCTGGTTTGTCTGTTATGCGCCTGCACAGGACCCTAAAATAGCCATTGCCGTGATCATTGAACATGGGGAGCATGGCTCCAGTGCAGCTGCTCCTGTAGCAAAAGAGTTGATTCATGCCTATCTCGGGGACCCTGAAGTCCCAATTGCCGTGGTCAAGCACGACCAGGCCCATGTGGAGTAA
- a CDS encoding LD-carboxypeptidase, translated as MIKSRVEPVFCSLKPKDVIGVAAPSAGFDAQAFKKGVLCLESMGFEVHIPNGITGRHRYLAGTDRERADVLNSLFADPGIKGIIAARGGFGAMRLLPLLDWDSIAGNPKLLMGFSDTTALISSLVSKAGICALHAPNLVSLGLADKKTLDSFAKTLTGCFTRIDLPPDQVLARGRVTGRLAGGNLATLVHMIGTAYQPDFMGDILFMEDVGEPAYKIDRMLTQMKMAGVLEGVKGVVTGSFENCDNELYIPEIIQEVFFDANIPICMGIDVGHGAVNLSLPMGGTATLDADHAYLEWDFSVK; from the coding sequence TTGATAAAATCACGTGTAGAACCCGTTTTTTGCAGTTTAAAACCCAAAGATGTCATTGGCGTGGCCGCACCATCGGCCGGCTTTGATGCACAGGCGTTCAAAAAAGGGGTCCTGTGTCTTGAATCCATGGGGTTTGAAGTTCACATTCCCAACGGCATAACAGGTCGGCACAGGTACCTTGCCGGCACGGACCGAGAACGAGCAGATGTGCTTAATTCGCTGTTTGCCGACCCTGGAATCAAAGGCATCATTGCGGCAAGGGGCGGATTTGGTGCCATGCGCCTTTTGCCGTTGTTGGACTGGGATTCCATTGCCGGAAATCCGAAACTGTTGATGGGGTTTTCAGATACCACGGCTTTGATCAGTTCCCTGGTGTCCAAAGCCGGGATCTGTGCCTTGCACGCGCCAAATTTGGTTTCCCTTGGTCTGGCGGATAAGAAGACATTGGACAGTTTCGCAAAAACCCTGACAGGTTGCTTTACACGCATTGATCTGCCGCCTGATCAGGTGCTTGCAAGAGGACGTGTCACAGGACGGCTTGCGGGCGGAAACCTGGCCACCCTTGTTCATATGATCGGGACAGCTTATCAACCTGATTTTATGGGCGATATTCTTTTTATGGAGGACGTGGGTGAACCGGCATATAAGATTGACCGGATGCTGACCCAGATGAAAATGGCCGGTGTGCTGGAAGGTGTCAAAGGGGTTGTAACCGGGTCTTTTGAAAATTGTGATAATGAACTCTATATCCCTGAGATCATTCAAGAGGTGTTTTTTGATGCAAACATTCCGATCTGCATGGGTATTGACGTGGGGCACGGGGCAGTTAACCTTTCTCTTCCCATGGGGGGGACCGCCACTCTGGATGCAGACCATGCATATCTTGAATGGGATTTTAGCGTAAAATGA
- a CDS encoding serine hydrolase domain-containing protein: MTLRAFQKIDNAMANAVADGVFPGAVLLWANRNHVFYHKAFGVTDIRFGEPVTLNTVFDLASLTKPLATALAVANLIASGQLSQETCLKDVLPAACGTGKAEITIDMLLRHRSGLPAHRPYFKSLPAPVPGIAAGKCLRQLVLEEPLEYEPGSKEIYSDLGFILLAWVIEHLSGVRLDTFVNDSIFAPLNIYDLFFNPLCSDLARPEMDKSSLVFAATSRCPWRRKMMLGEVEDENAWAAGGIEGHAGLFGTASGVHRLCCQILQALENKKNKVINSSVIRCFADTNGMMVRPAGFDSPSEGNASSGRFFSKRSVGHLGFTGTSFWVDPDNGLITVLLTNRVHPSRENIDIRKFRPRIHDLIASAYNDNIQE; this comes from the coding sequence ATGACACTTCGTGCGTTTCAAAAGATTGATAACGCCATGGCCAATGCTGTGGCTGACGGTGTGTTTCCAGGTGCTGTGCTGCTGTGGGCGAACAGGAACCATGTTTTTTACCACAAGGCCTTTGGTGTAACAGACATAAGGTTTGGGGAACCTGTGACATTGAATACGGTTTTTGATCTGGCCTCCCTGACCAAGCCCCTGGCTACAGCCCTGGCCGTCGCAAATTTGATTGCATCAGGGCAGTTAAGCCAGGAAACTTGTTTAAAGGACGTTCTGCCGGCTGCCTGTGGAACGGGTAAAGCCGAGATCACCATTGACATGTTGCTGCGCCACAGGTCTGGTCTGCCTGCCCACCGTCCGTATTTTAAATCGCTGCCTGCCCCTGTCCCCGGCATAGCCGCTGGAAAGTGCCTTCGACAACTGGTGTTGGAAGAACCCCTGGAATATGAGCCTGGTTCCAAGGAAATTTACAGTGATTTGGGATTTATTCTCTTGGCCTGGGTGATAGAGCATTTGTCCGGTGTCCGGCTGGATACATTTGTTAATGACAGCATCTTTGCGCCTTTAAATATTTATGATTTGTTTTTCAATCCCCTTTGCTCTGATTTGGCAAGGCCCGAGATGGATAAATCTTCCCTTGTTTTTGCCGCGACCTCCCGTTGTCCCTGGCGAAGAAAAATGATGCTGGGGGAGGTCGAAGATGAAAATGCCTGGGCTGCAGGCGGCATTGAAGGGCATGCCGGCCTGTTTGGCACGGCTTCCGGGGTCCATCGCCTGTGTTGCCAGATCCTGCAGGCCCTTGAAAATAAAAAAAATAAAGTAATAAATTCTTCGGTTATTCGATGCTTTGCCGATACTAATGGAATGATGGTGCGTCCGGCAGGATTTGATTCCCCAAGTGAAGGAAACGCGTCATCAGGTCGTTTTTTTTCTAAACGATCTGTCGGACATTTAGGCTTTACCGGCACATCCTTCTGGGTAGATCCTGACAATGGTCTGATTACAGTGCTTTTGACCAATCGGGTTCATCCGAGCCGGGAAAATATTGATATAAGGAAATTCAGGCCCAGGATTCATGATTTGATCGCATCTGCTTATAACGATAATATACAGGAGTGA
- a CDS encoding transferase, with translation MENVKLLLERITNRANANLREFQFNTRTFVDNTIEFDKLTKFYCFYGITSRHPIFFKFVNSSMAGSYFLGKALVRQSCIYKSDIRGDELKRKGDIFDTDNPLPLVDDEIFAITGSLLYKTLVHSNSHNPETPEEFTIRNTVSAHYANIHGATMEGCFLGPFATVDLMNLHSCIVGEFSYIQAGEFFHRKIDPGVIWVETDDFKFKFGHEKEVLDKYIGVNEMHQPRGLIYEFVSEKEAEYERLFEVVDLEPIKAPASSAVNRYAVIKPKTEIGENVLISQRAYVENTKMGDGSNAQENSFIINSHLEGLCVTAHGGKIINTFVGLKTFVGFNSFLFGKEDARLTIGKGCIVMPHTIIDIKEPLTIPDRHLVWGYISCTEELLKNSIPIEEIKGLRGTQSIGDMTFTGSGESFVDAFTHRIDHILEANGAFCNDDVCEMIGHAQHDQQISFNTLQPYRSGENAGIYPSIRISP, from the coding sequence ATGGAAAATGTAAAGCTTTTGCTTGAAAGAATTACCAACCGGGCCAACGCAAATCTAAGGGAATTTCAGTTTAATACCCGGACCTTTGTTGATAATACCATTGAGTTTGACAAACTGACCAAATTTTATTGTTTTTACGGCATAACTTCCCGTCATCCCATTTTTTTCAAATTTGTCAATTCAAGCATGGCCGGATCTTATTTTTTGGGCAAGGCCCTTGTCAGGCAGTCATGCATATACAAAAGCGATATCCGGGGAGACGAACTCAAGCGCAAAGGTGATATCTTTGATACGGACAATCCCTTACCCCTGGTGGATGATGAGATTTTTGCGATAACAGGCAGCCTGTTGTACAAAACGCTAGTGCATAGCAATTCCCATAATCCTGAAACCCCTGAGGAATTCACCATTAGAAATACCGTTTCTGCTCATTATGCAAATATTCACGGTGCCACCATGGAAGGGTGCTTTCTTGGCCCCTTTGCCACGGTGGACTTAATGAATCTTCATTCCTGCATAGTCGGAGAGTTTTCCTATATTCAGGCCGGAGAGTTTTTCCATCGCAAAATTGATCCCGGCGTTATATGGGTTGAGACGGATGATTTTAAATTCAAATTTGGGCATGAAAAAGAGGTATTGGATAAATACATCGGCGTGAATGAAATGCATCAGCCCCGGGGTCTGATCTATGAGTTTGTCAGTGAAAAAGAGGCAGAGTATGAAAGGCTGTTTGAGGTGGTTGATCTTGAGCCCATTAAAGCTCCGGCAAGCTCAGCTGTAAACCGGTATGCCGTGATAAAACCCAAGACTGAAATCGGGGAAAATGTGTTGATTTCCCAGCGGGCCTATGTGGAGAATACCAAGATGGGAGATGGCTCCAATGCCCAGGAAAACTCATTTATTATCAATTCCCATCTTGAAGGCTTGTGTGTTACTGCCCACGGCGGGAAAATCATTAACACGTTTGTTGGCTTGAAAACTTTTGTGGGGTTTAATAGTTTTCTTTTTGGAAAAGAGGATGCAAGACTTACCATTGGCAAAGGCTGTATTGTTATGCCCCATACCATTATTGATATCAAAGAGCCATTGACCATTCCCGATCGTCATCTGGTCTGGGGATACATTTCCTGCACCGAAGAACTTTTAAAAAATTCAATTCCCATAGAAGAAATAAAGGGGCTCAGGGGTACCCAGTCCATTGGAGATATGACCTTTACAGGCTCGGGGGAAAGTTTTGTTGATGCCTTCACCCACCGCATTGATCATATTCTTGAGGCCAATGGGGCCTTTTGCAATGATGATGTGTGTGAGATGATCGGACATGCTCAGCATGACCAGCAGATTTCGTTTAATACTCTGCAACCTTACCGGTCCGGAGAAAATGCCGGTATCTATCCATCCATCCGGATTTCACCCTAA